A genomic segment from Schistocerca piceifrons isolate TAMUIC-IGC-003096 chromosome 4, iqSchPice1.1, whole genome shotgun sequence encodes:
- the LOC124795613 gene encoding uncharacterized protein LOC124795613 — protein MSVKEALCIVSKVFEGNKKDLREFIENVDAAFELVKPEEHETLLKFVKAKITGEARSRLQVRERTGTWQEVKHVLEENYASKRTIDYYACKIFQARQGQGEPIAMWASRIDEMQRDFLEAVNRVTARENLKGAIELVDSLGRACFIQGLSNDRIQTIVRSRGDEITLAAAVELALQEESAILSMRERGLAPRVTYTPNKEAVKNARESKELRCFNCGLRGHIASKCRKSRLEHRVRAMTGKEFTNFCYGCDKPGHTDMECRVQLRKVHPIDVREFRENHRETDGGLGEWRCPQCNLPGNCGVPCTRVKDVACFKCKRQGHYAKDCHEGPWHAWRKGRVPVSSKTGKVVQGN, from the coding sequence ATGTCAGTGAAAGAGGCCCTATGTATTGTGTCGAAAGTGTTCGAAGGGAACAAGAAGGATTTAAGAGAATTTATCGAAAATGTCGATGCAGCTTTTGAATTAGTAAAGCCTGAGGAACACGAAACATTATTGAAGTTCGTTAAAGCAAAGATAACCGGTGAGGCCAGGTCGAGATTGCAGGTGCGTGAACGCACAGGTACGTGGCAAGAGGTGAAACACGTTTTAGAAGAAAATTATGCCAGTAAGCGCACTATAGACTACTACGCATGTAAAATTTTCCAAGCCAGACAGGGACAAGGGGAACCGATAGCAATGTGGGCAAGCAGAATTGATGAAATGCAGAGAGACTTTCTCGAAGCGGTAAATAGAGTTACGGCCAGAGAAAACTTGAAAGGTGCAATAGAACTAGTTGACTCCTTAGGAAGAGCGTGTTTTATACAGGGTTTAAGTAATGACAGAATACAAACAATAGTGAGAAGTAGAGGCGATGAAATCACGTTGGCAGCAGCAGTGGAGTTGGCACTGCAGGAGGAGAGTGCGATATTGTCCATGAGAGAGCGGGGACTAGCCCCGAGGGTAACGTACACTCCAAATAAGGAAGCTGTAAAAAACGCGAGAGAAAGTAAAGAGTTGAGATGTTTCAATTGTGGGCTGAGAGGTCACATAGCGAGCAAGTGTAGGAAAAGCAGGCTAGAGCATAGAGTACGAGCCATGACGGGTAAAGAATTTACAAACTTTTGCTATGGGTGTGACAAGCCGGGACACACAGACATGGAATGCAGGGTGCAGTTAAGGAAAGTTCACCCGATAGATGTAAGGGAATTCAGAGAAAATCACAGAGAAACCGATGGAGGGTTAGGAGAGTGGAGATGTCCACAGTGTAATTTACCAGGGAACTGCGGAGTTCCGTGCACAAGAGTAAAAGATGTTGCGTGCTTTAAGTGTAAGCGGCAGGGCCACTACGCGAAAGACTGCCACGAAGGGCCCTGGCACGCCTGGAGAAAAGGCAGGGTGCCAGTATCGAGCAAAACAGGAAAGGTAGTACAGGGAAACTAA